In Papaver somniferum cultivar HN1 chromosome 1, ASM357369v1, whole genome shotgun sequence, a genomic segment contains:
- the LOC113290241 gene encoding uncharacterized protein LOC113290241: protein MVDSSSKKKSADKSRNKKRKVRSSEENERVSEPAQIVSVEETIQYTKDEIEEEEQGNQNKKTKLTEGPYRNLELISSLQKRDIDNQRKLELALEYVNSWKCSDYDGGLQIVSDSHLIKELNKWVQSQLIVDQRQGALKCWEIFKFCLEKSLYLQVPLSFKQEKILRGVSCVGKNALLVLEKENSCILSENSEFYSYVFDSVTLLFTSHGRAFSANMDVLSSTVRTMVDVLHKVYLVKVSSDKAGVLLIRLSCLIFEYFANFLRVHPSPKKVFPDFLDKLLEPLLSLLVVVNKQIDGCNSTSTQNLLKTVEDILSYGLFHSAHVKEFLSLQGTDMVTGFRGGAEMSNRSYCVRLFERLQKIISEKRISSLGCVGELFRLFVVTVKKQKGVSVLSEGIKMTGEIGVLQEIEIINTSFNSNISLGNARTVIDSTLSSDRLDTETSKAVFDIFLWFIKPLKREIEIYNESNLEQGVMLLDAARCTLEATNKIIAGFMHQKVYLRTDDTSDGERLNFLKGLYQTLVSFSSRILHWLSGLDNGMPVDGVRLIAKEIIVALGSLLEIEYEVAGEDLVILWKIMLSYLAIDLPVTGSLSSHVLHFGCQLINIYSELRQVSEPIFALCKAVRLFWIPDSKACVKSVTMLLCFQEFRLAVCKAIKNIPEGQASGFIKQLEKDVSDSLVWMKTSSLKGKGGEFGEPLHTRSKQYVKLQAELLGRALCEVYSILLDNLAVTTGNSIVVGNSIQDLVKFLGTFLSILVRKEHPEVGEFLSYVNGQSYSSESKTSRFSASWISVFFFRIYTSCRSLFRELISLMPPEQSKKASKAMGDLLTAYSGDDCMERAEGYFSWIIRPSDSPLTVIKSIEDFCGQETVKSCAPLVYVMHSMACQRLADLSQQIDSYKFLQQEQNNMTLTDDDTSSLIVKEIKTLRKEAKSVTKYITKKVKMMSADVCIISEGKEQPATPEDDAWDLCILSLNEYSLPTAVWYLLCQSTDIWGPHATKKKLKMFLRLLFHIFQTRAISSGKDFIKHKVGKSHNVEKIAPYEITIELLHDSLFHEQTFLCRHLPSCFSDVLKQSLVSIFGGSFPGQTDINEWKVIINKLEKASSIALNRRHVADNEVLSMKPDSLCPDSPFMKSTKEVLACRSLLNLLAWMPKGYLNSESFSDCATNLLNLERVLVVTLLQDQDELQVDSHYELFRLFVSCRKAFRCLLISFHGASGEAKQCSISTIFSGNSYAVLWLWKSVTALIQLLPAFPEEHATEVRHLSLSLMDDTSYTLSTLTKEQFRLSVSSAINNNAELLQELPISDGLSKNRSSGESDPSLGTWMEDMMKSLEKHADTTKASLKTVELDDLSSLVTSICGFLWGINSTLQSYKKNTDEHNLLVSWLSPESEDSKDSKLKLFIATSENFINSCLHTFFVMDSKDLSLKKNRSSSDNASFTVDILIDSYERLLLKKPLSRLLKGDNPKLAACVRQLLIGSSAILSLKRQIYSGSFFSSSMPVSIAISQYLLTEFTNMVQEPHSFSYICLDGVVKYLKVLGSYVSKKNSLKNVYARLIGIHLQAIGRCISLCGKEATLASHDTESSTKTLMGQTGSFKLSTGHEWNCLNEFRDRLRLSFNVLVTSKLHLETAIKAVERALIGVSNHCSMGYEICTGGPDEGKVSAVVAAGVDCFDSVIESVSGRDSLPTLQKYIQRLTSAVFNIVVHLRGPQIFYSKVTCSSGDICPDPGAVILMCAEVLTKVAGKPALFQLDSSHVVQCLRLPAALFQDFCYLRNSLTSPSSSVVSANEKFTTAGSHLCTVDQRFSVDLLATCCRLLSTVLRHQKREIKESISILQYSASVLLCCLVTRDMESVDEKGYYTWEVQEGRKCASFFCRIYEEIKQQKDVFERYTLHFLSNYIWIYSGLGLSKTGIRREIDEALRPGVYALVDACSEDDLQYLHTVFEDGPCTGTLKTLVQDYKQNYKYGGKV, encoded by the exons ATGGTTGATTCTAGTTCAAAGAAGAAGTCAGCAGATAAAAGCAGAAATAAGAAGAGAAAAGTAAGAAGCAGTGAAGAGAATGAAAGAGTTTCAGAACCAGCTCAAATAGTTTCAGTAGAAGAGACAATACAATACacaaaagatgaaattgaagaagaagaacaaggaaatCAGAATAAAAAGACTAAACTAACAGAAGGTCCTTACCGTAACTTGGAATTGATTTCATCACTTCAGAAGAGAGATATAGATAATCAAAG GAAACTTGAACTTGCATTGGAATACGTTAATTCGTGGAAGTGCAGTGATTATGATGGAGGTCTTCAAATAGTTAGCGATTCTCATTTGATTAAGGAACTCAATAAATGGGTTCAGTCACAGTTGATTGTTGACCAAAGACAAGGGGCTTTAAAATGTTGGGAGATTTTTAAATTCTGTTTAGAGAAGTCACTGTATTTACAAGTTCCATTAAGTTTTAAGCAGGAGAAAATTTTACGTGGAGTTTCTTGTGTTGGAAAAAATGCTTTGCTAGTACTGGAGAAGGAAAATTCGTGTATTCTGAGTGAAAATTCTGAGTTTTACAGTTATGTTTTTGATTCTGTTACGTTGCTATTTACTTCACATGGAAGGGCATTTAGTGCTAACATGGATGTATTGTCCTCGACAGTCAGAAcaatggttgatgttcttcacaAGGTTTACTTGGTTAAAGTATCCAGTGACAAAGCAGGCGTTTTGTTAATTCGCTTATCATGTTtgatttttgagtattttgctaaTTTTTTGAGGGTACATCCTAGTCCAAAGAAAGTTTTCCCTGATTTCTTAGATAAGCTTCTTGAACCATTGCTTAGTTTGTTAGTAGTGGTGAATAAGCAAATTGATGGTTGTAATTCTACATCGACACAAAATTTGTTGAAGACAGTGGAAGACATTTTATCTTATGGGTTGTTCCATTCTGCCCATGTCAAGGAATTTCTAAGTTTACAGGGTACGGATATGGTTACTGGATTTCGAGGTGGAGCTGAAATGAGCAATAGAAGTTATTGTGTACGTCTTTTTGAGAGATTGCAAAAAATCATATCTGAGAAGAGAATTTCTTCGTTGGGGTGTGTGGGAGAGCTGTTTCGCTTGTTTGTTGTCACAGTGAAGAAGCAAAAGGGAGTTTCAGTGTTGTCTGAGGGGATAAAGATGACAGGGGAAATTGGGGTTTTACAGGAAATAGAAATAATTAATACAAGTTTCAACTCCAACATATCTCTTGGGAATGCTAGGACAGTCATCGACAGCACTCTTTCTTCTGATAGACTTGACACGGAAACCAGTAAAGCAGTATTTGATATCTTTTTATGGTTCATAAAGCCTTTGAAGCGGGAGATAGAAATATATAATGAAAGCAATTTGGAACAGGGAGTCATGCTGTTGGATGCTGCTCGGTGCACTCTCGAAGCTACCAATAAGATAATTGCGGGGTTTATGCATCAAAAAGTATATCTGAGGACGGATGATACATCTGATGGTGAGCGTCTTAATTTCTTGAAGGGGTTGTATCAGACTCTTGTCTCATTTTCATCGAGGATACTTCATTGGTTATCTGGTTTGGATAATGGGATGCCTGTAGATGGTGTACGTTTGATAGCAAAAGAGATTATAGTTGCTCTTGGGTCTTTGTTAGAAATTGAATACGAGGTTGCTGGAGAGGATTTGGTAATCTTGTGGAAAATTATGTTGTCATATTTAGCGATTGATCTACCTGTAACAGGTTCCCTCTCTTCACATGTTCTGCACTTTGGATGCCAGTTGATTAATATATACAGTGAGCTTCGCCAG GTTAGTGAGCCAATATTTGCACTTTGTAAAGCTGTGAGGTTATTTTGGATTCCTGACAGTAAAGCATGTGTAAAATCAGTGACCATGTTATTATGCTTTCAAGAGTTCAGGCTTGCAGTTTGTAAAGCTATCAAAAACATACCAGAGGGGCAGGCAAGTGGTTTCATCAAACAGCTAGAAAAAGATGTCTCCGATTctttagtctggatgaagaccaGCAGTTTAAAGGGAAAGGGGGGAGAGTTTGGAGAACCTTTACATACACGTAGCAAGCAATATGTAAAATTGCAAGCTGAGCTTCTAGGAAGGGCACTATGTGAAGTATATTCAATTTTATTAGACAATTTAGCCGTCACAACAGGGAACAGTATTGTTGTTGGGAATTCCATACAGGACCTGGTGAAATTTCTAGGCACGTTTCTAAGTATTCTGGTAAGGAAAGAACATCCGGAAGTCGGTGAGTTCCTTTCATATGTCAACGGACAAAGCTATTCTAGTGAGAGCAAAACATCAAGATTCAGTGCTTCATGGATTTCAGTGTTCTTCTTTCGCATATATACTTCCTGCAGAAGCTTATTCAGGGAATTGATAAGCCTCATGCCTCCTGAACAATCTAAAAAGGCGTCAAAAGCAATGGGAGATCTGTTGACAGCATATTCTGGAGATGACTGCATGGAGAGAGCTGAAGGTTATTTTTCTTGGATAATTAGACCTTCAGACTCTCCCTTGACCGTTATAAAATCTATAGAAGATTTTTGTGGTCAGGAAACTGTAAAAAGTTGTGCACCCCTGGTTTATGTGATGCATTCCATGGCTTGCCAGAGGCTTGCTGATCTGAGCCAGCAGATAGATTCTTATAAGTTCTTACAACAGGAGCAGAATAACATGACATTGACGGATGATGATACCTCAAGTCTGATTGTTAAAGAAATCAAAACCCTGAGGAAAGAAGCGAAGAGTGTTACCAAATATATCACGAAAAAGGTCAAAATGATGTCTGCTGATGTTTGTATAATTTCTGAAGGCAAAGAGCAACCCGCTACACCCGAAGATGATGCATGGGACTTGTGTATTCTCTCTCTGAATGAATATTCATTGCCTACTGCTGTTTGGTATCTTCTCTGCCAAAGTACTGATATTTGGGGCCCTCATGCCacgaagaagaagttgaagatgTTCCTGCGTCTGTTGTTCCATATTTTCCAGACCAGGGCTATAAGCAGTGGCAAAGACTTCATAAAGCACAAAGTAGGAAAATCTCACAACGTGGAGAAAATCGCTCCGTATGAGATCACAATAGAGCTGCTGCATGATAGTTTATTCCATGAACAAACA TTTCTATGCAGGCATTTGCCATCATGCTTTTCTGATGTTCTCAAGCAATCTCTAGTATCGATATTTGGTGGTTCTTTCCCGGGACAAACTGACATTAATGAGTGGAAAGTAATTATAAACAAACTTGAGAAGGCATCATCAATTGCTCTTAACAGAAGACATGTGGCAGACAATGAAGTTTTGTCGATGAAGCCAGATTCCTTATGTCCTGATTCCCCTTTCATGAAAAGCACTAAGGAAGTTTTAGCTTGTCGAAGCTTGCTTAATCTCTTAGCTTGGATGCCTAAAGGTTACCTAAATTCAGAATCATTTTCAGATTGTGCCACTAATTTACTCAATCTTGAAAG GGTTTTGGTTGTCACGCTCTTACAGGATCAGGATGAATTACAGGTGGACAGTCACTATGAGCTATTTAGATTGTTTGTAAGTTGTAGAAAGGCCTTTAGATGCCTGTTAATTTCATTTCACGGTGCTAGTGGTGAAGCTAAACAGTGTTCAATCAGTACAATATTTTCTGGGAATTCATATGCTGTTTTATGGCTTTGGAAATCCGTCACTGCATTGATTCAACTTCTGCCTGCATTTCCTGAAGAGCATGCTACTGAAGTGAGGCATTTGAGTCTTTCTTTGATGGATGATACATCTTACACACTGTCGACATTAACCAAGGAGCAGTTTCGGCTTTCCGTTTCTTCCGCAATAAACAACAATGCAGAACTATTACAAGAGTTACCTATTTCAGATGGGCTCAGCAAAAATAGAAGTTCGGGTGAATCTGATCCGAGTTTAGGAACCtggatggaagatatgatgaagaGTTTGGAAAAACATGCGGATACTACTAAAGCTAGTCTCAAAACTGTGGAGTTAGACGATTTGTCTTCTTTAGTTACAAGCATTTGTGGTTTCTTGTGGGGCATCAATTCCACTTTGCAAAGTTATAAGAAGAACACTGATGAACACAACTTATTAGTTAGTTGGCTTTCTCCTGAGTCTGAGGACTCCAAAGACTCTAAACTCAAGCTATTTATAGCCACTTCTGAAAACTTCATAAATTCATGCTTACACACATTCTTTGTTATGGATTCTAAAGATTTGAGCTTGAAAAAAAACCGATCTAGTTCGGACAATGCAAGCTTTACTGTCGATATTCTGATTGATTCGTATGAGAGACTACTTTTGAAGAAACCTTTATCAAGATTATTGAAAGGTGACAATCCTAAACTAGCAGCTTGTGTCAGGCAGCTTCTGATTGGATCTTCAGCTATTTTAAGTCTTAAAAGGCAGATATACAGCGGTAGTTTTTTTTCAAGCTCGATGCCTGTTTCTATCGCAATTTCACAGTACTTGCTGACAGAGTTCACAAATATGGTTCAAGAACCTCACTCATTTTCTTATATTTGTCTGGATGGAGTTGTAAAATATCTGAAAGTTTTGGGGAGTTATGTTTCAAAGAAGAACTCATTAAAAAATGTGTATGCTAGGTTGATTGGCATACATTTGCAGGCTATAGGGAGATGCATATCGTTATGTGGCAAAGAAGCTACACTAGCATCCCATGACACAGAATCTAGTACCAAGACACTCATGGGTCAAACGGGGTCATTTAAGTTATCTACTGGGCACGAATGGAATTGTCTGAATGAATTTAGAGACAGGCTTAGGCTCTCATTCAATGTCTTAGTCACTTCAAAGTTGCATCTAGAGACAGCTATTAAGGCTGTAGAAAGAGCACTTATCGGAGTGAGCAACCACTGTAGCATGGGTTATGAAATATGTACTGGAGGTCCAGATGAAGGAAAGGTTTCTGCAGTTGTAGCAGCTGGAGTTGACTGCTTTGATTCTGTTATCGAATCTGTTTCAG GCCGGGACTCTCTTCCAACCCTCCAAAAATACATCCAAAGATTAACTAGTGCTGTGTTCAACATAGTTGTGCACTTGCGAGGTCCACAAATCTTCTATTCAAAGGTTACATGTAGCAGTGGAGATATTTGTCCAGATCCTGGAGCAGTCATTCTTATGTGTGCTGAGGTGCTAACTAAAGTTGCTGGAAAACCTGCTCTCTTTCAGCTGGATTCCTCACATGTCGTACAATGTTTGCGTTTACCTGCGGCGCTGTTCCAAGATTTCTGCTACCTAAGAAATTCCCTAACTTCTCCTAGTTCCTCGGTGGTGTCAGCTAACGAGAAGTTCACTACTGCTGGCAGTCATCTATGTACTGTGGATCAGAGGTTCTCTGTGGATCTATTAGCCACATGCTGCAGGTTATTGTCTACAGTTCTTAGGCATCAAAAAAG AGAAATTAAGGAGTCCATCTCTATTCTCCAATATTCGGCCTCAGTTCTTCTTTGTTGTTTGGTAACAAGAGATATGGAGTCGGTTGACGAAAAAGGTTATTATACATGGGAGGTACAAGAAGGAAGAAAATGTGCTAGTTTCTTCTGCAGGATTTACGAAGAG ATAAAACAGCAAAAGGATGTCTTTGAACGATATACTTTGCATTTTCTATCAAATTATATATGGATTTATTCAGGACTGGGTCTCTCTAAAACAGGGATAAGACG GGAGATAGACGAAGCTCTAAGACCAGGTGTCTATGCTTTAGTAGATGCATGTTCAGAAGacgatcttcaatatcttcataCTGTTTTTGAAG ATGGTCCTTGCACAGGGACTTTGAAGACTCTGGTACAGGATTACAAGCAAAATTACAAATATGGAGGGAAAGTCTGA
- the LOC113290254 gene encoding flavanone 3-dioxygenase-like: MAPSTLTSLVEEKTLQQSFVRDEDERPKIAYDEFSDEIPIISLSGIDDNEAEGKRSEICKKIVEACEDWGIFQVVDHGVDTSLISEMTRLARDFFALPPEDKLRFDMSGGKKGGFIVSSHLQGEAVQDWREIVTYFSYPIRNRDYSRWPDKPEGWKEVTETYSEELMGLACKLLEVLSEAMDLDKEALTKACVDMDQKVVVNFYPKCPQPELTLGLKRHTDPGTITLLLQDQVGGLQATRDGGKSWITVQPVEGAFVVNLGDHGHYLSNGRFKNADHQAVVNSNYSRLSIATFQNPAPDATVYPLKIREGETPILDEPMTFMEMYKKKMSKDIELAKLKKLAKEKMVEDLDKAKIEAAIPKSTDDIFA; this comes from the exons ATGGCTCCATCCACATTAACATCATTGGTAGAGGAAAAAACATTACAACAGAGCTTTGTACGTGACGAAGATGAGCGTCCGAAAATAGCTTACGATGAATTCAGCGATGAAATTCCTATCATTTCTTTATCAGGAATAGATGATAATGAAGCAGAAGGTAAAAGATCAGAGATTTGTAAGAAGATTGTCGAAGCTTGTGAAGATTGGGGTATATTTCAGGTTGTTGATCATGGTGTTGATACGAGTCTCATATCCGAAATGACTCGCCTTGCTAGAGATTTTTTTGCGTTACCACCGGAAGATAAACTTCGTTTTGACATGTCTGGTGGCAAAAAAGGTGGTTTCATTGTCTCAAGTCACCTTCAG GGAGAAGCTGTTCAAGATTGGCGTGAAATTGTGACTTACTTTTCCTACCCAATTAGGAACAGGGACTACTCGAGATGGCCTGACAAGCCAGAGGGATGGAAAGAAGTGACAGAAACATACAGTGAGGAACTCATGGGTTTGGCTTGCAAATTACTGGAAGTATTATCCGAGGCGATGGATCTTGATAAAGAAGCTCTTACTAAAGCTTGTGTTGATATGGACCAGAAAGTGGTTGTTAACTTTTATCCAAAATGCCCACAGCCTGAACTCACTCTTGGGCTAAAGCGTCATACTGATCCTGGCACGATTACCTTACTTCTGCAAGATCAAGTTGGTGGTCTTCAAGCGACTAGAGATGGTGGCAAGTCGTGGATCACTGTTCAGCCCGTTGAAGGAGCCTTTGTCGTCAACCTTGGTGATCATGGTCAT TATCTGAGCAATGGGAGATTCAAAAATGCAGACCACCAAGCAGTGGTGAACTCAAATTACAGTCGTTTGTCAATTGCAACGTTTCAGAACCCGGCTCCTGACGCAACTGTATACCCACTTAAGATCCGAGAAGGAGAGACGCCAATCCTAGACGAACCGATGACCTTCATGGAGATGTACAAGAAAAAGATGAGCAAAGATATTGAGCTTGCCAAGCTTAAGAAATTGGCCAAAGAGAAGATGGTGGAAGATTTGGATAAAGCCAAGATTGAAGCGGCCATACCAAAATCCACTGACGACATTTTCGCTTGA
- the LOC113330228 gene encoding premnaspirodiene oxygenase-like produces the protein MTYNYKDMEFAPYGDYWRQMRKIFVVQLLSTNRVKSFRSLMEEEVSNLIKNNSLKAESHMHINLGELVYSGKICKHKVAFISLFHDVTRIASGFTVDDLFPSLKFLHAITGWRHKLEMLHKEIDGIMSSILDDHRQKQAIIVSPGITGNHQYEEDFVDTLLRLQADGGLLFPFTDDNIKAVMLDIFGAGSDTASVTVEWAMSELLKNPEMMKKAQAEVRHLLNRNKKVDERELHELSYLKQVIHETLRLHPPNPLLLPRQCREICEINGYEIPEKTKVIINYMAIGRDPEYWCDAEIFKPERFEDSSISYKGTSFEYIPFGAGRRRCPGMGFGMAMVELMLSQLLYHFDWKLANGVKPEDFRHVRIFWSDSSEKERFICNSCCLLS, from the exons ATGACATACAATTACAAAGATATGGAATTCGCTCCATATGGTGATTACTGGAGACAAATGCGAAAGATTTTTGTGGTACAACTTCTAAGTACTAATCGTGTGAAGTCATTCAGGTCTCTAATGGAAGAAGAGGTCTCAAATCTCATTAAAAACAACTCGTTGAAAGCCGAATCGCATATGCATATTAATCTCGGTGAGTTAGTATACTCAGGTAAGATATGCAAACATAAAGTGGCTTTCATATCGTTGTTTCATGATGTAACTAGGATTGCTAGTGGTTTCACCGTTGATGACTTATTCCCTTCACTAAAATTCCTTCATGCCATCACGGGTTGGCGGCATAAATTAGAGATGTTACACAAGGAGATCGATGGGATCATGAGTAGCATCCTCGACGATCATAGGCAGAAACAGGCTATTATAGTCTCACCTGGCATAACGGGTAACCATCAATACGAGGAAGATTTTGTTGATACTCTACTACGACTGCAGGCCGACGGCGGACTATTATTTCCATTTACAGATGACAATATTAAAGCCGTTATGCTT GACATATTTGGGGCAGGGTCTGACACGGCCTCGGTGACAGTAGAATGGGCAATGTCTGAATTACTGAAGAACCCAGAAATGATGAAGAAGGCCCAAGCTGAAGTCAGACATTTGCTAAATAGAAACAAGAAGGTCGACGAAAGGGAGTTACATGAACTAAGTTACCTAAAACAGGTTATACATGAAACTCTAAGGCTACATCCTCCTAATCCATTGTTGCTACCAAGACAATGCAGAGagatatgtgagatcaatgggtATGAGATACCGGAAAAAACCAAAGTCATAATCAATTATATGGCGATAGGAAGAGACCCAGAATACTGGTGCGATGCGGAGATTTTCAAACCCGAGAGGTTTGAGGACTCGTCAATTTCATACAAAGGAACAAGCTTTGAGTATATTCCATTTGGTGCAGGCAGGAGGAGGTGTCCAGGCATGGGTTTTGGTATGGCCATGGTTGAGCTTATGCTTTCCCAATTATTGTACCATTTTGATTGGAAACTCGCTAATGGAGTGAAGCCAGAAGACTTTAGACATGTCAGAATCTTTTGGTCTGACTCTTCAGAGAAAGAACGGTTTATATGTAATTCCTGTTGCTTACTCAGCTGA